The proteins below come from a single Ignavibacteria bacterium genomic window:
- a CDS encoding NAD(P)/FAD-dependent oxidoreductase gives MDYDFLVIGAGVVGLAQAEILSRNNNRVLVIEKEGRIGTGVSSRNSEVIHAGIYYPPGSLKSRLCIRGKELLYDWCQRKSVPYSNIGKFIIAVNEEEMEKLESVKRNAAEAGMWDLHTVTKEEIKKEEPYVFSSGGLYSPTTGIISAHGLMDSLKCAAEEKGTDFLFNAKLTAFSKNSSSGYIAEIKDSTGELTKIEIGGVINAAGLYSDQVAELLGVKDPSYKLKMVKGNYFRLGGSKEVFHHLIYPVPMPKLHGLGVHVTLDLNGGVRFGPDVEKEPVKEEKYFVDESRKGDFFNAIKTYFPLLQYDDLYPDMSGIRPRLAMDRDFNDFIISEELSHGLPHVVNLVGIESPGLTASMAIAEYVYGRFIS, from the coding sequence ATGGATTATGATTTTTTAGTCATCGGGGCAGGTGTTGTAGGCCTTGCGCAGGCGGAAATCCTCTCAAGGAACAACAACCGCGTGCTTGTAATTGAAAAGGAAGGGCGCATCGGCACCGGTGTCTCCAGCCGGAACAGCGAGGTGATACATGCAGGCATTTACTATCCCCCGGGATCGCTGAAGTCACGCCTCTGCATCAGAGGTAAGGAGCTCCTTTACGACTGGTGCCAGAGAAAGAGTGTGCCGTATTCCAATATTGGCAAATTTATTATTGCCGTTAATGAAGAAGAAATGGAGAAGCTTGAATCCGTAAAGCGCAACGCGGCCGAGGCAGGGATGTGGGACCTCCACACGGTTACAAAAGAGGAGATTAAAAAAGAAGAGCCTTACGTATTCTCCTCCGGAGGTCTTTATTCTCCTACAACCGGCATTATCTCAGCACACGGGCTTATGGACAGCCTTAAATGTGCTGCGGAAGAAAAAGGTACGGATTTCCTATTTAACGCAAAACTGACCGCATTTTCAAAGAATTCTTCTTCTGGATACATTGCAGAGATCAAGGACTCAACGGGCGAACTGACAAAAATAGAAATAGGCGGCGTAATTAACGCGGCAGGGCTCTATTCTGACCAGGTGGCTGAGCTTCTAGGCGTCAAAGACCCCTCGTATAAGCTGAAAATGGTAAAAGGGAATTACTTCCGCTTAGGAGGAAGTAAAGAAGTTTTCCATCATCTTATATACCCGGTTCCGATGCCAAAGCTCCACGGTTTGGGCGTTCACGTAACGCTCGACTTAAATGGCGGCGTCAGGTTCGGTCCCGACGTGGAAAAAGAGCCTGTGAAAGAGGAAAAGTACTTTGTGGACGAAAGCCGCAAGGGTGACTTCTTTAATGCAATAAAAACATACTTCCCATTACTTCAGTACGATGACCTCTATCCCGATATGTCGGGCATCCGTCCGCGCCTGGCAATGGACAGGGACTTTAATGATTTCATAATCAGTGAGGAATTGTCCCATGGGCTGCCTCATGTAGTAAATTTAGTGGGAATTGAATCTCCCGGCCTAACGGCCTCAATGGCAATTGCAGAATATGTATATGGGCGGTTTATCAGTTAA
- a CDS encoding B12-binding domain-containing radical SAM protein — protein sequence MKVLLVYPQYPETFWSFKYALKFIRKKAPFPPLGLLTVASMLPKEWDLKLTDMNIETLEDADILWADYVFLSAMSIQTASAKSVIERCHSFNKPVVAGGPLFTSSCESFPQVDHFVLNEAEITVPMFLSDLEKGQLKKFYTTQEWADITATPLPMWRLARMNKYSSMNIQYSRGCPFDCEFCDITVLYGRRPRTKTKEQVIAELDNLYEMGWRGPVFFVDDNFIGNKQKLKREILPAIQDWLESHGHPFWFTTEASINLADDDELLKLMAAADFEAVFIGIETPNEESLLEAKKSQNRNRDLISNIKKIQNSGLEVQGGFIVGFDHDPPAIFDRLTAFIQESGVVTAMVGLLNAPKGTKLYNRLLKEGRLLGAFSGDNAFSINFIPRMNIETLMAGYKKVLDTIYSPKHYYARVLSFLKEFKPRQKHIFHFRSAYFNAFWKSIILMGVLGKERFYFWKLFFWSLFRRPRLFSLAIHLSIYGFHFRKVSTS from the coding sequence ATGAAAGTCCTTCTTGTTTATCCGCAGTATCCGGAAACCTTCTGGAGTTTTAAGTACGCACTTAAGTTTATCAGGAAAAAAGCCCCCTTTCCCCCTTTGGGCCTGCTGACCGTGGCCTCAATGCTCCCGAAGGAATGGGATCTGAAACTTACAGACATGAACATTGAAACGCTTGAAGACGCTGACATACTTTGGGCCGACTACGTTTTCTTAAGCGCCATGTCTATTCAGACCGCATCGGCAAAATCGGTAATTGAAAGGTGCCATAGCTTCAATAAACCCGTTGTTGCAGGAGGCCCTCTTTTTACCAGCAGCTGCGAGTCGTTTCCCCAGGTCGATCACTTTGTCTTAAATGAGGCGGAAATTACCGTCCCCATGTTCTTAAGCGACCTGGAAAAAGGGCAGCTGAAAAAGTTTTACACCACTCAGGAGTGGGCAGACATAACAGCAACTCCTCTTCCGATGTGGAGGCTTGCCAGGATGAACAAGTATTCATCCATGAATATCCAGTACTCCAGGGGATGCCCCTTTGACTGCGAGTTCTGCGACATTACGGTCCTTTACGGCAGGCGCCCCAGGACCAAGACAAAAGAACAGGTTATTGCAGAGCTTGATAATTTGTACGAAATGGGCTGGAGGGGGCCGGTGTTTTTTGTGGATGACAACTTTATAGGGAACAAACAGAAGCTGAAAAGAGAAATACTTCCTGCCATCCAGGACTGGCTTGAAAGCCACGGCCATCCGTTCTGGTTTACAACAGAGGCGTCAATAAACCTTGCCGATGATGACGAGCTCTTAAAGCTGATGGCCGCAGCCGACTTTGAAGCGGTCTTTATCGGGATTGAAACCCCGAATGAGGAAAGCCTTCTTGAGGCAAAAAAAAGTCAGAACAGAAACCGCGACCTCATTTCTAACATAAAGAAAATTCAGAACTCGGGCCTCGAGGTCCAGGGCGGGTTTATCGTGGGATTCGACCACGATCCCCCCGCAATATTTGACCGCCTTACGGCTTTTATTCAGGAAAGCGGAGTTGTAACGGCAATGGTAGGCCTGCTTAACGCGCCCAAGGGTACAAAGCTTTATAACCGCCTTTTGAAAGAAGGACGGCTTCTTGGGGCCTTTTCGGGGGACAATGCATTTTCAATAAATTTCATTCCCAGAATGAACATTGAAACTCTCATGGCGGGATACAAAAAAGTGCTTGATACTATCTATTCTCCTAAGCATTATTATGCCAGGGTTCTCAGTTTCCTGAAGGAATTCAAGCCCCGGCAGAAGCACATTTTTCATTTCAGGTCTGCCTACTTTAATGCATTTTGGAAATCGATAATACTCATGGGTGTACTGGGCAAAGAGAGGTTTTACTTCTGGAAGCTTTTCTTCTGGTCGCTCTTCAGGCGCCCAAGGCTGTTTTCACTGGCAATTCATCTGTCCATATACGGGTTTCATTTCCGGAAGGTTTCCACGAGCTAA
- a CDS encoding ROK family protein, with amino-acid sequence MKLLGIDLGGTNVRVGLIDEKSLKKVVSSPISKNSEESVVLNEICALIDQLMDKDISGIGVGVPSVVDTEKGIVYDVQNIPSWKEVPLKEILEKKYGVPVYINNDANCFAAGEKYFGKMKNCRNGVGIIMGTGLGAGIFTDGRLYSGTNCGAGEFGMIPYKESIYEAYCSGQFFKNEFNTTGEEAYKRAVGGDEEALKMFCRLGEHLGNAIKVVLYAYDPEIIILGGSVSRAFSLFKESMWKEVRTFAYQNSLKKLVIEPSELDQVALLGAAALYYDAVSR; translated from the coding sequence ATGAAGCTACTTGGTATAGATCTGGGCGGTACAAACGTAAGGGTAGGGCTTATTGACGAAAAGAGCCTGAAGAAAGTTGTCTCTTCGCCAATCAGTAAAAATTCAGAAGAAAGTGTGGTCCTGAATGAGATCTGTGCTCTTATAGACCAGCTGATGGATAAGGACATTTCAGGAATAGGTGTGGGTGTTCCAAGCGTGGTTGACACTGAAAAAGGGATTGTATACGATGTGCAGAATATCCCCTCGTGGAAGGAAGTTCCGTTAAAGGAAATCCTGGAGAAAAAGTACGGTGTGCCGGTTTACATAAATAACGACGCCAACTGCTTTGCCGCTGGTGAAAAGTACTTCGGAAAAATGAAAAACTGCCGTAACGGCGTGGGCATCATAATGGGTACAGGGCTTGGCGCCGGCATATTTACTGACGGAAGGCTTTATTCCGGCACAAACTGCGGAGCCGGCGAATTCGGAATGATTCCCTACAAAGAAAGCATATATGAAGCTTACTGCAGCGGCCAGTTTTTCAAAAACGAGTTTAATACTACGGGCGAGGAAGCCTATAAAAGGGCTGTAGGCGGAGACGAAGAGGCGCTTAAAATGTTCTGCCGGTTAGGTGAGCATCTTGGTAACGCCATAAAAGTAGTCCTTTACGCTTATGACCCGGAAATAATCATTCTTGGAGGTTCAGTCAGCCGTGCATTCAGCCTTTTTAAGGAAAGCATGTGGAAAGAAGTTAGGACGTTTGCATACCAGAACTCACTTAAGAAGCTTGTAATTGAGCCCTCTGAGCTGGATCAGGTGGCGCTGCTTGGTGCTGCGGCCTTGTATTATGATGCCGTAAGCAGGTAA
- a CDS encoding sugar MFS transporter, protein MKKSYYIIGLIFLTFFVISLLTNILGPIIPDIIKSFNLSLTLAALFPFSFFIAYGVMSIPSGMLVDKYKEKPVMAIAFLVAFAGAFLFAVIPSYTVAIVSLFLIGAGMAMLQVAINPLLRVAGGEEHFAFNSVFAQLIFGLASFLSPYIYSYLVRNIHQPVAEKGFIITSFEKVVPVELPWISLYWVFAFVAAIMVVLMAASRFPEVKRKEDEIAGAWETHKNLFKEKTVILYFIGIFAYVGTEQGVANWISQFLYTYHGLDPQTSGASTVAWFWGMLTAGCLLGMLFLKFFDSRKVLLGFVISAIFWLSVAFWGTSTMALIAFPMVGFSASVMWSIVFSLALNSIDRHHGSFSGILCTAIIGGAIVPLVIGWLGDKFGLRFGMFFLYLTLGYLFSIGIWAKPIITNETISMKKKKAESLQENN, encoded by the coding sequence ATGAAAAAAAGCTATTACATCATAGGACTTATATTCCTGACATTCTTTGTCATTTCACTTCTTACAAATATTTTAGGTCCCATTATTCCCGATATAATTAAAAGTTTTAATTTAAGCCTTACGCTTGCTGCCTTATTCCCGTTCTCATTTTTTATTGCATACGGCGTAATGTCAATCCCTTCGGGTATGCTGGTGGATAAATACAAGGAAAAGCCTGTTATGGCAATAGCCTTTCTGGTAGCCTTTGCCGGTGCTTTCCTGTTTGCAGTTATTCCTTCTTACACCGTAGCAATTGTATCTCTGTTTTTAATAGGGGCCGGAATGGCAATGCTCCAGGTTGCAATAAATCCGCTATTAAGGGTTGCCGGAGGGGAAGAGCACTTTGCATTTAATTCGGTTTTTGCGCAGCTCATCTTCGGCCTGGCATCATTCTTAAGCCCATACATTTATTCCTACCTCGTACGGAATATCCATCAGCCGGTTGCGGAGAAAGGCTTTATAATTACGTCGTTTGAAAAAGTAGTGCCCGTGGAGCTCCCATGGATATCGCTATACTGGGTTTTTGCATTTGTTGCCGCAATAATGGTAGTGCTGATGGCTGCATCGAGGTTCCCTGAAGTTAAAAGAAAAGAAGATGAAATTGCAGGCGCCTGGGAGACTCACAAGAACCTCTTTAAGGAGAAGACCGTAATTTTATATTTCATCGGAATTTTTGCCTATGTAGGTACAGAGCAGGGTGTGGCAAACTGGATTTCACAGTTCCTTTACACCTATCACGGCCTCGACCCGCAGACCTCAGGCGCCTCTACGGTTGCATGGTTCTGGGGCATGCTGACGGCAGGATGCCTTTTAGGTATGCTCTTCCTTAAATTCTTTGACAGCAGGAAGGTTCTCTTAGGGTTTGTAATATCGGCTATCTTCTGGCTCTCGGTTGCATTTTGGGGAACCAGCACCATGGCGCTCATAGCATTTCCGATGGTAGGTTTTTCAGCCTCTGTAATGTGGTCAATTGTATTTTCACTGGCTTTGAATTCAATCGACCGCCATCACGGATCGTTTTCAGGGATCCTCTGCACAGCAATTATAGGCGGGGCTATTGTGCCTCTTGTTATAGGATGGCTGGGTGACAAGTTCGGCCTCAGGTTCGGAATGTTCTTCCTTTATCTTACACTAGGCTACCTGTTCAGCATAGGCATCTGGGCCAAGCCGATCATTACTAATGAAACTATCAGCATGAAGAAAAAGAAAGCCGAAAGCCTCCAGGAGAACAACTGA
- a CDS encoding UpxY family transcription antiterminator: protein MEYNYKPENNIGQAKHWFALYTKPRHEFTAAEHLSDVSIEYYLPTVVKIKQWSDRKKKIIEPLIKGYIFIHSTEKERIVALQQRGIVSCVFFNGRPATIPNWQIDNLRLMLETESEFQITDQIEAGTKVKIISGPFEGVLGVVNETTNGKVLSITIDLLKRSVTAILPAESVIKVVDEEPEKKNKEFEE from the coding sequence ATGGAGTATAATTACAAGCCGGAAAATAACATCGGCCAGGCAAAACACTGGTTTGCATTATATACCAAACCCCGTCATGAGTTTACAGCCGCAGAGCATTTAAGCGACGTCAGTATCGAATATTACCTTCCGACTGTAGTAAAAATCAAGCAGTGGAGCGACAGGAAAAAGAAGATCATAGAGCCGCTCATAAAAGGCTACATATTTATACATTCAACCGAGAAAGAAAGAATTGTTGCGCTTCAGCAAAGAGGCATTGTAAGCTGCGTGTTTTTCAACGGGCGCCCGGCAACAATTCCTAACTGGCAGATTGACAACCTGCGCCTGATGCTTGAGACTGAATCCGAGTTCCAGATTACAGACCAGATAGAAGCGGGCACAAAGGTAAAGATAATTTCAGGCCCGTTTGAAGGCGTTCTTGGTGTTGTTAATGAAACCACAAACGGCAAAGTCCTCTCAATTACAATTGACCTTCTCAAGCGCTCCGTAACAGCAATCCTCCCCGCCGAAAGTGTCATAAAAGTTGTAGACGAAGAGCCGGAGAAGAAAAACAAAGAGTTTGAAGAGTAA
- a CDS encoding HD domain-containing protein translates to MLNQKALSKLVKGDSVLHFLLLKRCELKTSANGQKQFLLLEVGDQSASFAAFMWRNYEEHLRYLAPGCLVKIAGTVEEYKGQFNINVAKIRAALPQDGVSTEDFLPKSKREISTMESELQARIEKLNTPCLRDLMRIVLSEDAYEKFIRVPAGKSWHHSYLHGLLEHTLEIVRICDLMCDIHPEANRDLLVCGAILHDFGKIEELTFEQGFDYSEKGKLLGHIVIAAMAVSEKSCLVENFPENLKSQLIHLILSHQGKLEFASPVTPKTLESIILYQADELSAKTNAYKSAIMADANGINRWTKYLPLIASSLYIPENFEKEDGEKEELAKEDPETSGLQDLENISNETVLD, encoded by the coding sequence ATGCTGAACCAGAAAGCCTTATCGAAACTAGTCAAAGGAGACAGCGTTCTTCACTTTTTGCTGCTGAAAAGATGCGAGCTTAAAACAAGTGCCAACGGGCAGAAACAGTTCCTTCTGCTTGAGGTGGGCGACCAGTCTGCTTCTTTTGCGGCTTTTATGTGGAGAAACTATGAAGAGCACCTTCGTTATCTGGCGCCTGGCTGCCTGGTGAAAATTGCAGGAACTGTTGAGGAATATAAAGGGCAGTTTAACATTAATGTAGCGAAGATCAGGGCCGCTCTTCCGCAGGACGGCGTTTCAACCGAGGATTTCCTTCCAAAGTCCAAAAGGGAAATCTCAACCATGGAAAGTGAGCTTCAGGCAAGGATAGAAAAGCTTAATACCCCCTGCCTGAGGGACCTCATGCGTATTGTACTTTCTGAAGATGCATATGAAAAGTTTATCAGGGTGCCGGCAGGAAAATCGTGGCACCATTCCTATCTTCACGGACTTTTGGAGCACACGCTTGAAATAGTGCGGATCTGTGACCTCATGTGCGACATTCATCCCGAGGCAAACCGCGACCTGCTTGTCTGCGGCGCTATTCTGCACGATTTCGGGAAAATTGAGGAGCTTACCTTTGAGCAGGGGTTCGACTATTCCGAAAAGGGAAAGCTTTTAGGGCACATTGTAATTGCGGCTATGGCGGTTTCAGAAAAATCCTGCCTCGTGGAGAATTTCCCCGAGAACTTGAAAAGCCAGCTCATCCACCTTATATTAAGTCATCAGGGGAAACTCGAATTTGCTTCGCCTGTTACTCCCAAGACTCTGGAATCCATTATCCTTTACCAGGCCGACGAGCTGAGTGCAAAGACAAACGCTTATAAATCTGCCATTATGGCAGACGCCAACGGGATAAACAGATGGACAAAATATCTGCCCCTTATAGCCTCTTCGCTCTATATACCCGAGAACTTTGAAAAAGAAGATGGCGAAAAAGAAGAGCTTGCAAAAGAAGATCCTGAAACCTCAGGACTTCAGGATCTGGAAAATATATCAAATGAAACAGTACTGGACTAA
- a CDS encoding response regulator yields the protein MAEIQSGFETEINTSENTPGLLPLSRNNTAAGKSRPKILSGAEADHESAELKKELEKYRRITSNIDEFLWSVNIENGLEEVFYTESIQKMTGYAPEEVMNMPGRGLSLVHAGDAFEVRKSLTAFEQDTSLKTLNLQYRIVTKNQEILWIRENIAVERDMKGRITHWDGIVFNVTELKKTEEDLRESQEKLLQLNEAKDRFISIISHDLRAPFTSILGFAEILLFEASLPEAEKHEYLNYIYEASQSQLQLVNYLLDWSRLQTGSVKIVPQRLKAITLVYNCVSSLTGNAIRKNIDIKINVPEDISIRADEKLITQAVANLLSNAIKFTEENKKIEITVNHFKKGFIEFTVKDEGVGISEANKSKIFRFDQKFSSEGTKGEKGSGLGLTLVREIVEKHGGDIWFYSETGKGSEFHFIIPEAPNVVLLVEDDPHVRSLWVKLVKKALPDFEIIQTSNGYEAISIIQEKVPSLVVTDHSMPLMNGIQLIESMRKRDESNKIPVIVIAGTLTPELKEKYYRLGAESVLAKPVDVKEFMNALAVLIN from the coding sequence ATGGCAGAAATTCAGTCCGGATTTGAAACAGAGATCAACACCTCAGAAAATACCCCTGGGCTTTTGCCTCTTTCACGTAATAATACTGCTGCAGGAAAGAGCCGCCCTAAAATCTTATCCGGAGCTGAAGCTGACCATGAGTCAGCCGAACTTAAAAAAGAGCTTGAAAAATACCGCAGAATAACCTCAAATATTGATGAATTCCTCTGGTCTGTGAATATTGAAAACGGGCTTGAAGAGGTGTTCTACACAGAATCCATACAGAAAATGACAGGCTATGCGCCCGAAGAAGTGATGAATATGCCCGGGCGGGGCCTTTCGCTTGTACATGCAGGGGATGCCTTCGAAGTCAGGAAAAGCCTTACCGCCTTTGAACAGGACACTTCGCTTAAAACGCTGAACCTGCAATACAGGATTGTTACCAAAAATCAGGAAATTCTCTGGATCAGGGAAAACATTGCCGTTGAGCGCGATATGAAGGGCCGGATTACACACTGGGACGGTATAGTCTTTAATGTAACAGAACTCAAGAAAACTGAAGAGGATTTAAGAGAATCTCAGGAAAAGCTCCTTCAGCTTAACGAAGCAAAAGACAGATTTATCTCAATTATTTCCCACGACCTGAGGGCGCCTTTTACAAGCATACTCGGTTTTGCCGAAATCCTTCTTTTTGAGGCCAGCCTTCCTGAGGCAGAAAAGCACGAATACCTGAACTATATTTATGAGGCATCGCAAAGCCAGCTTCAGCTTGTAAATTATCTCCTCGACTGGTCGCGCCTGCAGACAGGCAGCGTTAAAATTGTGCCTCAGCGCCTGAAGGCAATTACGCTTGTTTATAACTGTGTTTCTTCGCTGACCGGAAATGCCATAAGGAAGAATATAGATATAAAAATAAATGTACCTGAGGATATAAGCATACGTGCCGATGAGAAGCTGATTACGCAGGCTGTGGCAAATCTTTTAAGTAACGCTATCAAGTTTACAGAAGAAAATAAAAAGATTGAAATTACGGTAAACCACTTTAAGAAAGGGTTTATTGAGTTCACGGTTAAAGATGAAGGTGTGGGGATTTCCGAGGCCAACAAGAGCAAGATTTTCCGTTTCGACCAGAAGTTCTCTTCAGAAGGAACAAAGGGGGAAAAAGGCAGCGGGCTGGGCCTGACACTGGTAAGGGAAATTGTGGAAAAGCATGGCGGCGACATATGGTTTTATTCGGAGACAGGCAAGGGAAGCGAGTTTCATTTCATAATACCCGAGGCCCCGAATGTGGTGCTCCTGGTGGAGGATGACCCTCATGTGCGCTCCTTATGGGTAAAATTAGTTAAAAAGGCACTCCCTGATTTTGAGATCATACAGACCTCAAACGGCTATGAGGCAATAAGCATTATTCAGGAGAAGGTTCCTTCTCTTGTTGTAACAGATCACAGCATGCCTTTAATGAACGGAATTCAGCTCATTGAATCTATGCGCAAAAGGGATGAAAGCAACAAGATCCCGGTAATTGTAATTGCAGGAACGCTCACGCCGGAATTAAAGGAAAAGTATTACAGGCTCGGTGCAGAATCTGTATTGGCCAAGCCGGTTGACGTGAAAGAATTTATGAATGCCCTGGCGGTTCTAATAAACTAA